Proteins encoded by one window of Streptomyces sp. LX-29:
- a CDS encoding HAD family acid phosphatase, translated as MSARSWGRRLGVTTAAVAATLGMAATTTPVAHAATGSATPTATRTVTGSTGTATALPTINPSGVDYDTWQRDVKAVIDPAFPYVKQRTENAAGQKQAIVLDIDNTSLETDFHLFLKYPTPAVRQVLQLAQYAHARGVAIFFVTARPDILDLPTRYNLEKVGFPVQGLYVRHLPDLFDEKSEFKTAKRAEIEAKGYTIIANIGNNTSDLVGGHAERTYKLPDYGGKLS; from the coding sequence ATGAGCGCACGCAGCTGGGGACGCCGTCTCGGTGTCACCACGGCCGCTGTGGCCGCGACGCTGGGCATGGCCGCGACCACCACCCCCGTCGCCCACGCCGCCACCGGCTCCGCCACCCCGACGGCCACCCGGACCGTCACCGGCTCCACCGGCACCGCCACCGCGCTGCCCACGATCAACCCCAGCGGCGTCGACTACGACACCTGGCAGCGCGATGTGAAGGCCGTCATCGACCCCGCCTTCCCCTACGTCAAGCAGCGCACCGAGAACGCGGCGGGCCAGAAGCAGGCCATCGTCCTCGACATCGACAACACGTCGCTGGAGACGGACTTCCACCTCTTCCTGAAGTACCCCACGCCCGCCGTGCGGCAGGTGCTGCAGCTCGCCCAGTACGCGCACGCGCGGGGCGTGGCCATCTTCTTCGTCACGGCCCGGCCGGACATCCTCGACCTGCCCACCCGGTACAACCTGGAGAAGGTCGGCTTCCCGGTGCAGGGCCTGTACGTGCGCCACCTGCCCGACCTCTTCGACGAGAAGAGCGAGTTCAAGACCGCCAAGCGGGCGGAGATCGAGGCCAAGGGCTACACGATCATCGCCAACATCGGCAACAACACCTCCGACCTGGTGGGCGGGCACGCCGAGCGGACGTACAAGCTCCCCGACTACGGCGGCAAGCTGTCGTAA
- a CDS encoding beta-ketoacyl-ACP synthase III, with product MTGSHVLALGHYQPAKVLTNEDLAAMVDTSDEWIRSRVGIRTRHIARPDETVDEMAAAAAAKALANSGVAPEDIDLVLVATSTALDRSPNMAARVAARLGLGSPAVLDLNVVCAGFTHALATADHTIRAGAATRALVIGADKFTQAADWTDRSTCVLLGDGAGAAVVAATDTVPSLAGRGPGIGPVVWGSVPEMGNAVRIEGTPPRFAQEGQAVYRWATTQLPPIARRVCERAGITPEELGAVVLHQANLRIVEPFARKLGAVNAVIARDVTDSGNTSAASIPLALSKLVERGEVESGAPTLLFGFGGNLSYAGQIIRCP from the coding sequence ATGACCGGATCACATGTTCTGGCCCTCGGCCACTACCAGCCCGCGAAGGTGCTCACCAACGAGGACCTCGCGGCCATGGTCGACACCAGCGACGAGTGGATCCGCAGCCGGGTCGGCATCCGTACCCGGCACATCGCCCGGCCCGACGAGACGGTGGACGAGATGGCCGCCGCCGCGGCCGCCAAGGCGCTCGCGAACAGCGGCGTCGCCCCCGAGGACATCGACCTGGTGCTCGTCGCCACCTCCACGGCCCTGGACCGCAGCCCCAACATGGCCGCCCGGGTCGCGGCCCGACTCGGCCTCGGCTCCCCCGCCGTGCTCGACCTCAACGTCGTCTGCGCCGGCTTCACCCACGCCCTGGCCACGGCCGACCACACCATACGAGCCGGGGCGGCCACCCGCGCGCTCGTCATCGGGGCGGACAAGTTCACCCAGGCCGCCGACTGGACCGACCGCTCCACCTGCGTGCTGCTCGGCGACGGCGCCGGCGCCGCGGTGGTGGCGGCCACCGACACGGTCCCCTCACTGGCCGGCCGCGGGCCGGGCATCGGCCCGGTGGTGTGGGGTTCGGTCCCGGAGATGGGGAACGCGGTCCGCATCGAGGGCACGCCGCCGCGCTTCGCCCAGGAGGGCCAGGCCGTCTACCGCTGGGCCACCACCCAGCTGCCGCCCATCGCCCGCCGGGTCTGCGAGCGGGCCGGGATCACCCCCGAGGAGCTCGGCGCGGTCGTGCTGCACCAGGCCAACCTGCGCATCGTCGAGCCCTTCGCCCGCAAGCTGGGCGCGGTGAACGCGGTCATCGCCCGCGATGTCACCGACTCCGGCAACACCTCCGCCGCCAGCATTCCGCTCGCCCTCTCCAAGCTGGTCGAGCGAGGCGAGGTCGAGTCCGGCGCCCCGACGCTCCTCTTCGGCTTCGGCGGCAACCTGTCGTACGCGGGCCAGATCATCCGCTGCCCGTAA
- a CDS encoding VOC family protein, protein MTPQINAVSLVVADMAASLAFYRRLGLDIPADADGEPHVEAVLPGGLRLLWDTEETVRSFDPDRDPGPAGSGRLGLAFACEGPAAVDAAYAELVGAGAEGHKEPWDAFWGQRYAVLRDPDGNTVDLFAPLA, encoded by the coding sequence ATGACTCCGCAGATCAATGCCGTCTCCCTGGTCGTGGCCGACATGGCCGCGTCCCTCGCCTTCTACCGCCGGCTCGGCCTGGACATCCCGGCGGACGCCGACGGCGAGCCGCACGTCGAGGCCGTCCTGCCGGGTGGGCTGCGCCTGCTGTGGGACACCGAGGAGACCGTCCGCTCGTTCGATCCGGACCGGGACCCGGGCCCCGCCGGCTCCGGACGGCTCGGCCTGGCCTTCGCCTGCGAGGGGCCGGCCGCGGTCGACGCCGCCTACGCCGAGCTGGTGGGGGCGGGCGCCGAGGGGCACAAGGAGCCCTGGGACGCCTTCTGGGGCCAGCGCTACGCGGTGCTCCGCGACCCGGACGGCAACACCGTCGACCTGTTCGCCCCGCTGGCCTGA
- a CDS encoding helix-turn-helix domain-containing protein, whose product MTYRERPAVLPAGAVLWTRTIAADDASRPVLPDGCTDLIWSDGDPTARLFVAGPDTRAHLPAAPRGSRYTGIRFAPGTGPAVLGVPAHELRDLRVPLDALWSAAEVRRLMERMALAYEDGGDGGDGGRGSDLEGPGVGRVLEAVAAERLRAADPPDPVLAAVVAGLRGGRAVAVVADAVGLSARQLHRRSLVAFGYGPKTLARVLRLNRALEAARGGTPYAEVAAAVGYADQAHLAREVRAFTGLPLGRLIGRPRPPSAAG is encoded by the coding sequence GTGACATACCGGGAGCGGCCGGCCGTGCTGCCGGCCGGCGCGGTGCTGTGGACGCGCACGATCGCCGCCGATGACGCGTCCCGGCCGGTGCTGCCGGACGGCTGTACGGATCTGATCTGGAGCGACGGCGACCCCACGGCCCGGCTCTTCGTGGCGGGCCCGGACACCCGTGCCCACCTGCCCGCCGCCCCGCGCGGCAGCCGCTACACCGGCATCCGCTTCGCTCCCGGCACCGGCCCGGCCGTGCTCGGGGTGCCGGCCCATGAACTGCGCGACCTGAGGGTGCCCCTGGACGCCCTGTGGTCGGCCGCGGAGGTGCGGCGGCTGATGGAGCGGATGGCGCTGGCATACGAGGACGGGGGCGACGGGGGCGACGGCGGCCGGGGGAGCGACCTGGAGGGCCCCGGGGTGGGCCGGGTCCTGGAGGCGGTGGCGGCGGAGCGGCTGCGGGCGGCGGACCCGCCGGACCCGGTGCTGGCCGCCGTGGTGGCGGGGCTGCGCGGGGGCCGCGCGGTGGCCGTCGTCGCCGACGCCGTGGGGCTGAGCGCGCGCCAGCTGCACCGCCGCTCGCTCGTCGCCTTCGGGTACGGCCCGAAGACGCTGGCGCGCGTGCTGCGCCTGAACCGCGCGCTGGAGGCGGCCCGCGGCGGCACCCCGTACGCCGAGGTCGCGGCCGCCGTCGGCTACGCCGACCAGGCGCACCTGGCGCGCGAGGTGCGGGCCTTCACCGGGCTCCCGCTGGGACGGCTGATCGGCCGACCGCGGCCGCCCTCGGCCGCCGGTTAG
- a CDS encoding glutaminase codes for MDYQAVLDEVATRVAPEIGRGQVARYIPALASVELGRFGMAIADADGSVYGVGDWEVPFSVQSISKAFSLALVLAQDGETLWRRVGREPSGNPFNSLVQLEYENGIPRNPFINAGALVVTDRLQSLTGDASTTMLDFLRAESGNPELAFDAAVAASETEHGDRNAALAHFMASYGNLDNPVPTLLEHYFWQCSIEMSCRDLALAAGFLARHGVSSDGSRLLTRSEAKRINAVMLTCGTYDAAGDFAYRVGLPGKSGVGGGIVAVVPGRCALCVWSPGLDARGNSVAGVSALDHFTTLTGWSVF; via the coding sequence ATGGACTACCAGGCAGTACTCGACGAGGTAGCCACGCGGGTGGCACCGGAGATCGGTCGGGGCCAGGTGGCCCGGTACATCCCGGCGCTGGCCTCGGTGGAGCTGGGCCGGTTCGGGATGGCGATCGCGGACGCCGACGGCAGCGTCTACGGCGTCGGCGACTGGGAGGTCCCCTTCTCCGTCCAGAGCATCTCCAAGGCGTTCAGCCTGGCCCTGGTGCTGGCGCAGGACGGCGAGACCCTGTGGCGGCGGGTCGGCCGGGAGCCGTCCGGCAACCCCTTCAACTCCCTGGTGCAGCTGGAGTACGAGAACGGCATTCCGCGCAATCCGTTCATCAACGCCGGCGCTCTCGTGGTCACCGACCGGCTGCAGAGCCTGACCGGGGACGCCAGCACCACCATGCTGGACTTCCTGCGGGCGGAGAGCGGCAACCCGGAGCTGGCCTTCGACGCGGCCGTCGCCGCCTCCGAGACCGAGCACGGCGACCGCAACGCGGCCCTGGCCCACTTCATGGCCAGCTACGGCAACCTGGACAACCCGGTGCCCACCCTGCTGGAGCACTACTTCTGGCAGTGCTCGATCGAGATGAGCTGCCGTGACCTGGCGCTGGCGGCCGGCTTCCTGGCCCGGCACGGGGTGAGCTCCGACGGTTCCCGGCTGCTGACCCGGAGCGAGGCGAAGCGGATCAACGCGGTGATGCTCACCTGCGGCACCTACGACGCCGCCGGCGACTTCGCCTACCGCGTGGGCCTGCCCGGCAAGAGCGGCGTCGGCGGCGGCATCGTCGCGGTGGTGCCGGGGCGCTGCGCGCTGTGCGTCTGGAGCCCCGGACTGGACGCGCGCGGCAACTCGGTGGCCGGCGTCTCGGCCCTGGACCACTTCACCACGCTGACCGGATGGTCGGTTTTCTGA
- a CDS encoding N-acetylmuramoyl-L-alanine amidase: MAPPMSARRLLEALRDEGLHVVEVGDWRHHNRNHIGPWGPVHGVMIHHTVTSGAEKTVRICRDGYEDLPGPLCHGVITKDGRVHLVGYGRANHAGAGDDDVLRAVVAENRLPADNESNTDGNRHFYGFECENLGDGVDPWPDAQLTAVEKTSAAICRAHGWTERSVIGHLEWRPGKSDPRGFAMGWMRERIGARLN; the protein is encoded by the coding sequence ATGGCCCCACCCATGTCCGCGCGTCGTCTACTCGAGGCCCTGCGCGACGAGGGCCTGCACGTCGTGGAGGTCGGCGACTGGCGTCACCACAACCGCAACCACATCGGCCCCTGGGGGCCGGTGCACGGCGTGATGATCCATCACACCGTCACCAGCGGCGCGGAGAAGACCGTACGGATCTGCCGCGACGGCTACGAGGACCTGCCCGGCCCGCTCTGCCACGGTGTGATCACCAAGGACGGCCGGGTCCACCTGGTCGGCTACGGCCGGGCCAACCACGCCGGAGCGGGCGACGACGACGTGCTGCGCGCCGTCGTCGCCGAGAACCGGCTGCCGGCGGACAACGAGAGCAACACCGACGGCAACCGCCACTTCTACGGCTTCGAGTGCGAGAACCTCGGCGACGGCGTGGATCCCTGGCCCGACGCCCAGCTGACGGCCGTCGAGAAGACCTCGGCCGCGATCTGCCGGGCGCACGGCTGGACCGAGCGCTCCGTCATCGGCCATCTGGAGTGGCGGCCCGGGAAGTCCGACCCGCGCGGCTTCGCCATGGGCTGGATGCGCGAGCGCATCGGCGCGCGGCTGAACTGA
- a CDS encoding pyridoxal-phosphate dependent enzyme, translated as MDPGDPGDLADPDALRPRLPSPLQEIEDERFTRRGVRLLLKRDDLIHPDIPGNKWRKLVPNLRAAAAAGHPTLLTFGGAYSNHLRATAAAGRLLGFATIGVVRGEELADRPLNPSLARCAADGMRLHFVSRAEYRRRTDPLLLDALRERFGAFAPLPEGGSNAAAVHGCAELGRELRGLAEVVGVACGTGGTLAGLAAGLAPGQRAIGFPVLRGGFLDAEAERLQRAAFGARAGDWRLEDRFHGGGYARQTPELDAFASDFAARHGLSPERVYVAKMLYGLTVLAEEGAFAPGTTVAAVITGTPEPGSPA; from the coding sequence ATCGACCCCGGCGACCCCGGCGACCTCGCCGACCCCGACGCGCTGCGGCCGCGGCTGCCCTCCCCGCTCCAGGAGATCGAGGACGAGCGCTTCACGCGCCGCGGCGTCCGCCTGCTCCTCAAGCGCGACGACCTCATACATCCGGACATTCCCGGTAACAAGTGGCGGAAGCTGGTGCCCAACCTGCGCGCCGCCGCGGCGGCCGGGCACCCCACGCTGCTCACCTTCGGCGGCGCGTACTCCAACCATCTGCGGGCCACCGCCGCGGCCGGGCGGCTGCTCGGCTTCGCCACGATCGGCGTGGTGCGCGGCGAGGAGCTGGCCGACCGGCCACTCAACCCTTCCCTGGCCCGCTGCGCGGCCGACGGCATGCGACTGCACTTCGTCAGCCGCGCGGAGTACCGGCGGCGCACGGACCCGCTGCTGCTGGACGCGCTGCGCGAGCGCTTCGGCGCCTTCGCCCCGCTCCCCGAGGGCGGCAGCAACGCCGCGGCCGTGCACGGCTGCGCCGAGCTCGGGCGCGAGCTGCGCGGGCTGGCCGAGGTGGTGGGCGTGGCCTGCGGCACCGGCGGCACGCTGGCCGGACTCGCCGCCGGGCTGGCACCGGGGCAGCGCGCGATCGGCTTCCCCGTCCTCAGGGGCGGCTTCCTCGACGCGGAGGCGGAGCGGCTCCAGCGCGCGGCCTTCGGCGCCCGCGCCGGCGACTGGCGGCTGGAGGACCGCTTCCACGGGGGCGGCTACGCCCGCCAGACCCCCGAACTCGACGCCTTCGCCTCGGACTTCGCCGCCCGGCACGGGCTCTCCCCGGAGCGCGTCTACGTGGCCAAGATGCTGTACGGGCTGACAGTGCTGGCCGAGGAGGGCGCCTTCGCGCCGGGCACCACCGTCGCCGCGGTGATCACCGGTACCCCGGAGCCGGGCTCGCCCGCCTGA